DNA from Lagenorhynchus albirostris chromosome 3, mLagAlb1.1, whole genome shotgun sequence:
TGCAGGCCTTTAGCCAGGGCCTCATATAGCTCCTGCCGTCCCTCCTCCACGTCCCACTTGTGTCTCTCCTTGTCTGCGTGGCGGCTCGTGGGGCCCGGCACCTCTACAGAGATGGTGGGACCTTAGCTGAGCCCCACCCACACCCTGAGCCCAGCTTTGAACCCAGCTTGCCCCCACCCTGACCAGACTCTGGTCCTGAACCCAGACTCAGCCACCTTCTCTCACCCTGGCCTGACTCAGCTGACCCTGAGCGGAGCAGCCTCCAGCCTTACCTTGACCTTTGGCCAGTTCTCACCTTCAAGCTGTTGGATCTTGATTTGCTGCAGGCAGCTGTCCTTCAACACGGTCACTGAGTGGTTTAGGAACTCGAAAGCCTGGAGGAagaggccaggcctgggggtGAGAGCAGAGGTggagtgggggggggcgggggaaacaactgctgggggtggggctgaggtgGCTCACCTTGGTCTGGGCCTGTAGCTGACACCTGAGTGACTCCAGTTCACATCTCAGAAGCTTCTGGGATTCGGGAATCATCACGGTGGACTTAATTGTGAGTAGAGGTGAGGGTCAGCCgaggctgggaggggtgggggcgggggcaagGTCAGGGCAGAGGTCAGTAGAGGCTCAGGGTCTGGTTGAGGGGGGACAGGGCAAGAAGCTGGGGTAGGCTGAGGCAGAGGTAGAGGCAGGAGTAGGGGTCAAGGTCAGGGACAGGGATGGTGGGTGAGGTCAGGGGTAAGGGTCAGCTGACAATGGGGCAGGGATGAGTGGGCAGCAACGGTGGGGGTCCActgaggctggggcagagggTGGAGGTAGGAACTGGCAGGTCTCCCACCCACAGTCTTGTTGAGCGGGAAGGTTCTCACCTTTGGTTTTGGAAGAGCTGGTCTCCCAGGGGTTCTATGAAAGGTGGGCATGAGAGCAGTAATAATCTATCCCTGGTCTGCCTCCTTGCTCACCCCAACCCAGTGTGTGGGGGCCAGACATGATTTGGGTCTGCTGAGTTCTGGGTGTCCTAGACCCCCAAGTGCAGGCAAAGCTGCCTCCAGGCATACGCATGcaccccaccgccacccccacccccacctctgccccagccTGAAAACACTCAGAAGTGCATTTGTGTGGCAGGCCCATGGGCTGCCCCTGAGAGCATGCGCCTTCAGAGCCACATCTCTGGTTGCGCTCAGGGAATGGCCCTCCTCCTTAGGGGCATCAACAATGTCTGCAAGGAGCACCAGTAGCCACTGACGCACAACCACACATGGTCATCAAAACACGACCACAGACACGCAGCCTCAGGCATAGCCGTGCACACTAAGTCATAAGACCCAGGGCATGCACTCATGCCCATCTCAGACACACAACCACAGACACACAGGCAGTCACATCCAGAGACAATCACAAACAGGACCTCATTAAGACACACAATCGCACATCCGTTCCAttcattcaaaacatttttagtGCAGGCCTGCTGCGCACTGGGCGCTGTTCAGGGTGCTGAAGACAGAGGGTGTGAGGGGTCTCGAGGAGGACTCTGCCCCCACAGCTCCCTCCCTAAGCCCTGCAGCGGTAGATAGCGGTGCGGCAGGAAGGGGTTTCCCGGGTGGGGATGACCTTAGTGTTGCTGTGATGCCTCTTTGGAGGGTCCTGGTCATTACAGTGCTTCTGTGAGTCTGAGTTGGGGAGGGACCCATGCAACTGAAGCCCCGAGCCTCTCCCTGGCCTCCAGGTTCCAATTGTCACTGTGTTTTCGGGTGCAGCCAGCTGCAAGGTCTCTGGCTCTGGGGTCCTGGACCAGTGAAATGTATATTCCAAGGTCTTTTCTGAGGAAGGGCCTGGGAGTGGGGTGTGTGGTGAAGGTTTCCTGAGAGCCAGCCCAGAGCACTCCAGCCCCTCCTGCTCTCCAGCCCCAGGGCAGCC
Protein-coding regions in this window:
- the CCDC159 gene encoding coiled-coil domain-containing protein 159, coding for MGPSPTQTHRSTVMTRTLQRGITATLRTPGRPALPKPKSTVMIPESQKLLRCELESLRCQLQAQTKAFEFLNHSVTVLKDSCLQQIKIQQLEGAAEDPV